The sequence CATTGCCAATCTTTGTTTATTTAATTCCAGCTATTCTATTATTCGGACTTGGCGGCGTACCTGCCGTTATTGCAACCTTTGTCTTCGCAGCACCACCTGCTGTCAGAATGACAAACTTAGGAATTAGACAAGTACCAGAAGAAGTAGTAGAAGCATCCCGTGCTTTCGGTTCTACGCCTTCCCAGCTATTATTTAAAGTACAGCTTCCATTAGCAGTACCAACGATCATGGCTGGTGTCAACCAAACGATTATGCTTGCCCTGTCAATGGCCGTTGTTGCATCCATGATCGGTGCACCAGGTCTTGGAGACACTGTATTAACAGGTATTTCAACGGTTAACGTTGGTCTTGGCTTAACTGGTGGATTAGGAATTGTAGTTATCGCTATTATCCTTGACCGTATTACGCAAGGACTTGGAAATAAATTATAAAAAGGAGAGATTTTTAATGAAAAAACTATTATTAAGTTTAGTAGCTCTTACCATGGTATTCGTAATGGCTGCCTGTGGATCATCAGACGAAGGTACATCAGGTAGTGACAATGAAGCAGCAGCAGGTGACAAAACCATTACATTAGGTGTAACACCTTGGACAAGTACAGTACCTCCTACAAAAATTGCGAAATTAATTTTTGAAGATATGGGATATACTGTTGAAGAAACAAGTGCTGACGCAGGTAGTGTATATGTAGGCTTATCACGTGGCGATATTGATGTATTTATGGATGCTTGGCTTCCCGTTCACCAAACATACCTTGATGAATACAGTGATTCCATTGAAGAAACAGCAACAAGCTATGCTCCAGCAGATGCAGGATTAGTTGTACCAACTTATATGGAAGATATCAACAAAGTTTCTGACTTAAAAGGCAAAGAAGATATGTTTGATAACACCCTTTATTCGATTGAAAAAGGTGCTAGTGTAACAGGCGTCCTAAACGATGCTATTGATCAATATGGTTTAGATTTAGAGCAAGTTAACTCATCTGAAGGTGGAATGCTTGCACAGGCAATGAAGCTTATGCAGCAAGAAGAACCAGTACTTTTCTACGGCTGGAGGCCACACACGATGTTCAACAAACTTGACATCAAAATTTTAGAAGATGATCAGAATGTACTTGATACAGCATCTGTACACGTCGTTACGAATAAAGAATTAAAAGATTCTGCACCAGATGCATATGAGTTCTTAAGCAACTGGAGCATTCCAATCGATGATGTAGAAGCAATGATTAAGAAAATTGAAGATGATGGTGAAGATCCAGAAGAAGTAGCACAAGAGTGGATCGACAATAATCAAGATAAAGTAAACGAAATGTTAGGGAAGTAAGAATGATGCATGCTGTACTGGTTACTACTAGTACAGCATTTGCTTTAACTATAATGAAGGAATTGAGGGGATAACATGCAACAAATTATTGTGGATAGAGAAGTACCGTGTGAACTAAGAGATGGTGTCAAGCTTTACGCTAACTTTTATCGTCCAAGTGATGAAGGTACTTATCCAGTACTTTTATGTCGTTTACCATATAATAAAAACCTTCCTGATTTTTCACATCGATATGTGGACCCATTCCGAATAGCGATGAGTGGCTACATTGTAATTATTCAAGATGTGAGAGGACGCTTCGCATCCGAAGGCGAGTTCCGACCTTTTGCACAAGAAGTTGAAGACGGTTACGATGTGGTGGAATGGGCAGCTGCATTGCCACATTCCAATGGAAAAGTAGGGATGTTTGGTTTGTCTTATTACGGCTTCACCCAAATATACGGCACGCTGGAACAGCCTCCATCCTTAAAAGCTATTTTCCCTGCCATGACAGGCAATGTTACGGGTGATGCCTTTAACCAAAACGGTGTATTCCAATTTGCTTCTTCCGAAACGTGGATACTCGATTCGGTAGCAATGGACTTTTTAAAACGAAAACAATCAGAAGAACAATATGCCGAAACGGTTAAAGAAATCGTCCACGACCTTAATCATATTGAAGAATGGTATAATTACAAACCAATCCAAGAATGGCCACCTGTCATGAAACACCCGGAATTACGTGACCTTTTCCAAAAGTACATTAACAATCAATTACTAGATGAAGTAAGGGATAATCCCTATAATCATGAGCAAGCATTAAACATGCCCGCCTTTCATCTAGCTGGCTGGTATGATAACTTCTTAAATCAGACAATCTTAAATTACGAGGAAATGAGCAAGCTCAATGACAATCAGAAACTGATCATCGGCCCTTGGGCTCATGGAATGTTCCATTCTGATATTGGTGAGCGTTCCTTCGGTATCTACAGCTCCGGCTATGCTATCAATGGAATAGAAGACATCACCTCCTTGCACATTAAATGGTTTGATCGTTGGTTGAAGGATCAAGAATCGTCAATATTAGATACTGAAGATCCTGTTTACATTTTTACAATGGGTACAAATACTTGGCGATCTGAGTCCGCTTGGCCAATTCCGGATACACAATATACTCCGTTCTATTTGCATAGTGATGGAGAAGCACACCATACATCCGGCAGTTTATCAACAGAAATTCCAGGTGAAGAAAAAGTTGATGCGTTTGTCTACGATCCGCACAACCCCGTGCCAACAAATGGCGGCGGCGTATTATTCTATAACGGAAAAAATGCAGGTCCACGTGACCAATCAGTGATAGAAGAGCGTGATGACGTGCTCATTTATACGTCTGAACCAATGAAAGAACCGTTAGAAGTGACGGGCTGGATCAAAGCAAATATCTGGGCGTCATCCGATGCACCAGATACAGATTTCACTGTGAAGTTAGTCGATGTTGCTCCTGATGGTAAAGCCTATAATCTAGCAGACGGCATCGTCAGAGCTAAGTGGCGTAATGGATCAGAGGAAGCTGCACCACTAGCAGGAGAAATTGTCGAATACGAACTTGACCTTTGGGCT is a genomic window of Gracilibacillus salinarum containing:
- a CDS encoding ABC transporter permease; the protein is MNYFDLPLEQWTNDFVNGWLLPVTSGLFDRISDWIGAFIDGVTNLLIFIPPEIIAIVLILLAWKTAGKGVALFTLIGTIYLGSVDLWPESMQTLAIVLVSTIISVVLGVPIGILSAMNSVINKIVKPILDFMQTLPIFVYLIPAILLFGLGGVPAVIATFVFAAPPAVRMTNLGIRQVPEEVVEASRAFGSTPSQLLFKVQLPLAVPTIMAGVNQTIMLALSMAVVASMIGAPGLGDTVLTGISTVNVGLGLTGGLGIVVIAIILDRITQGLGNKL
- a CDS encoding glycine betaine ABC transporter substrate-binding protein; translated protein: MKKLLLSLVALTMVFVMAACGSSDEGTSGSDNEAAAGDKTITLGVTPWTSTVPPTKIAKLIFEDMGYTVEETSADAGSVYVGLSRGDIDVFMDAWLPVHQTYLDEYSDSIEETATSYAPADAGLVVPTYMEDINKVSDLKGKEDMFDNTLYSIEKGASVTGVLNDAIDQYGLDLEQVNSSEGGMLAQAMKLMQQEEPVLFYGWRPHTMFNKLDIKILEDDQNVLDTASVHVVTNKELKDSAPDAYEFLSNWSIPIDDVEAMIKKIEDDGEDPEEVAQEWIDNNQDKVNEMLGK
- a CDS encoding CocE/NonD family hydrolase, giving the protein MQQIIVDREVPCELRDGVKLYANFYRPSDEGTYPVLLCRLPYNKNLPDFSHRYVDPFRIAMSGYIVIIQDVRGRFASEGEFRPFAQEVEDGYDVVEWAAALPHSNGKVGMFGLSYYGFTQIYGTLEQPPSLKAIFPAMTGNVTGDAFNQNGVFQFASSETWILDSVAMDFLKRKQSEEQYAETVKEIVHDLNHIEEWYNYKPIQEWPPVMKHPELRDLFQKYINNQLLDEVRDNPYNHEQALNMPAFHLAGWYDNFLNQTILNYEEMSKLNDNQKLIIGPWAHGMFHSDIGERSFGIYSSGYAINGIEDITSLHIKWFDRWLKDQESSILDTEDPVYIFTMGTNTWRSESAWPIPDTQYTPFYLHSDGEAHHTSGSLSTEIPGEEKVDAFVYDPHNPVPTNGGGVLFYNGKNAGPRDQSVIEERDDVLIYTSEPMKEPLEVTGWIKANIWASSDAPDTDFTVKLVDVAPDGKAYNLADGIVRAKWRNGSEEAAPLAGEIVEYELDLWATSNVFLPGHAIRIEVSSSNYPWYDVNPNTGETIMTTDKMVTADQVIYHDSEHPSSITLPVIPKSE